In Pleurocapsa sp. PCC 7319, the following are encoded in one genomic region:
- a CDS encoding CHASE2 domain-containing protein: protein MNKATICFGKGSLEQGFPIVTMQLWDRNSQLITKQQSSLTANPQLSQLYHQWRSLYLTYYLDFQQSMRVEIVEADERPLNFSYLEFQQVCQQLSEQFNIWLNNLSFADIRWHLGINLSPLEELQIIIETDDEQIRQLPWNLWNFLADYPLAEVALSLPVYKQVSLNNNHHSFPVKVLGVIGNPIDNELNTDKLILEKTLNTKIEFLIQPTQSELKEKLRQYNWDIFYFAGHSSSGGRTGNLLLNQEQKLNSINLSELEPALEYSIRQGLKLAIFNSCDGLGLAWNLAKLNIPQAIVMSQPVTDNVAQKFLRHFLVAIAEGESTCLAVRQARDKLKDIEEEYPCASWVPILCQNPAASTSIGQYFPEQSHSVRWSLSKIRNNFAIALSISALTIGTSSLGLWQGMELKIYDWLVGMLPHHQAVDDRFLLITVDEADIQYQDRQGMNRKGSLGDEALERALTKLLPYQPKVIALDIYHDSPFEPKLRQKLSQTNFIAACEIGKTPAHTYSVPAPPNIAPEQIGFTDFPLDPDNIIRRQLLFMDSTISCPTDSSLSLRIALEYLTQTKNISLEFTAKEEVKIDGVTFPRLSHNAGGYQLPYSEALGYQVLLNYSVAEFPEISLRDFLEEGIDSQLADLAQDKIILIGVGNSSKDTHLIPQQQKSSTSKVSGVTIHAHIVGSIINAVEGKNTTVVWWWTQAQEYFWIIIWSGVGVGVIIYSNSKQQLILSLLLSLSILTGFTILLFYQGGWIPLVPPVIALATTSIFIKHFNV from the coding sequence ATGAATAAAGCTACGATATGTTTTGGTAAAGGCTCTTTAGAGCAAGGTTTTCCTATAGTTACAATGCAATTGTGGGATCGAAACAGCCAATTAATTACCAAGCAGCAGAGTAGCTTAACTGCCAATCCACAATTATCGCAACTTTATCATCAATGGCGATCGCTTTATCTGACATATTATCTTGATTTTCAGCAGTCAATGCGAGTTGAAATTGTCGAAGCAGATGAAAGACCCTTGAATTTTTCCTATTTAGAATTTCAGCAAGTATGTCAACAGCTGTCTGAGCAATTTAATATATGGCTCAACAATTTATCTTTTGCAGATATTCGCTGGCATTTAGGTATAAATCTCAGTCCCTTGGAAGAGCTCCAGATAATTATTGAAACAGATGATGAACAAATAAGACAACTGCCCTGGAATCTATGGAACTTTTTGGCTGACTATCCCCTAGCTGAGGTGGCTTTAAGCCTTCCTGTATATAAACAAGTATCATTAAACAATAATCATCATTCATTTCCAGTTAAAGTATTAGGAGTAATTGGTAATCCCATAGATAATGAACTCAATACAGATAAACTAATTCTGGAAAAAACTCTTAATACTAAAATCGAGTTTTTAATTCAACCAACACAATCGGAATTAAAAGAAAAATTACGGCAATATAACTGGGATATATTTTATTTTGCCGGGCACAGTTCATCGGGGGGAAGAACAGGAAACCTACTACTCAATCAAGAGCAAAAACTTAATAGTATTAACCTTTCAGAGTTAGAGCCTGCTCTAGAATACAGTATTAGACAAGGGTTAAAGTTAGCCATATTTAATTCCTGTGATGGTTTGGGATTAGCTTGGAATTTAGCAAAATTAAACATTCCTCAAGCTATTGTCATGAGCCAACCAGTAACTGATAACGTAGCACAGAAATTTCTCAGACATTTTTTAGTCGCGATAGCTGAGGGAGAGTCAACTTGCTTAGCAGTAAGACAAGCAAGAGATAAATTAAAAGACATAGAAGAAGAATATCCTTGTGCTAGTTGGGTACCAATTCTTTGTCAAAATCCAGCAGCATCAACTTCAATTGGGCAATATTTCCCTGAACAATCTCATTCTGTTCGATGGTCACTATCAAAGATTAGAAATAATTTCGCGATCGCTTTGTCAATTTCAGCTCTCACGATTGGCACTAGCTCATTAGGATTGTGGCAGGGAATGGAACTTAAAATCTATGACTGGCTAGTGGGAATGCTACCTCATCATCAAGCCGTGGACGATCGCTTTTTGTTGATTACCGTAGATGAAGCTGATATTCAATATCAAGATCGACAGGGAATGAATCGAAAAGGTTCTTTAGGAGATGAAGCATTAGAAAGAGCACTAACCAAGCTATTACCATATCAACCTAAGGTGATTGCATTAGATATTTATCATGATTCTCCTTTTGAACCTAAACTAAGGCAAAAATTATCCCAAACTAACTTTATAGCTGCCTGCGAAATTGGTAAAACTCCAGCCCATACCTACAGTGTTCCTGCTCCTCCTAACATTGCTCCAGAGCAAATAGGATTTACTGATTTTCCCCTCGATCCAGATAATATTATTCGTCGTCAGCTTCTATTTATGGACTCTACAATATCTTGCCCTACAGATAGTTCTCTTAGTTTACGAATAGCATTAGAGTATCTTACTCAAACAAAAAATATTTCCTTAGAATTTACCGCTAAGGAAGAAGTTAAAATTGATGGGGTTACTTTTCCTCGGTTATCTCACAACGCAGGAGGATACCAGCTACCCTATTCAGAAGCTCTAGGGTATCAAGTATTGCTGAATTATTCTGTTGCTGAATTTCCTGAAATCAGCTTGAGAGATTTTTTAGAAGAAGGAATAGATTCACAGCTTGCTGATTTAGCACAAGACAAAATTATTTTAATTGGTGTTGGTAATAGTTCTAAGGACACTCATTTAATTCCTCAACAACAAAAGTCGTCAACTTCCAAAGTATCGGGAGTTACTATTCATGCTCATATAGTAGGTAGCATTATCAACGCTGTCGAGGGAAAAAATACTACCGTAGTCTGGTGGTGGACACAAGCACAAGAATATTTCTGGATAATTATTTGGTCTGGAGTAGGAGTAGGAGTAATTATCTATTCAAATTCAAAACAGCAATTAATTCTTAGTTTGCTACTATCCTTAAGTATTCTGACTGGATTTACCATACTTTTGTTTTACCAAGGAGGATGGATTCCTCTGGTTCCGCCTGTTATTGCTTTAGCTACTACATCTATTTTTATCAAGCATTTCAATGTTTAA
- a CDS encoding filamentous hemagglutinin N-terminal domain-containing protein, which translates to MNKFFSSYISISSLIVYLLFDSHVAIAQIIPDRTTPTTVNTEGNRLVIDRGDRAGTNLFHSFEQFSISSGKEAWFNNAVDIENIFSRITGGNISYINGLIRTNGDANLFLINPAGIIFGEGASLDIGGSFYGSTAESILFPDNVEFKATDNQTKPLLTINQPIGLNLGNNPGDIINRSLVKNSADEKVGLEVSNTKNLNLVGGNINLEGGILTASGGNIQLGGLSAAGIVGISADGSLSFPQEITKENVSLTHGALVNVVDTGGGAININAQNLELSQGSRLIAGIDKEVNSSTAQAGDIKLNVEEAVIINGPESGIFNNVGEENILEDEGEEDYTSSFNAVGNAGKISIEAGSLSITSGGRIGSTIFGQGNAGDVTVNARENIEIQGFDNAPDVNSEYPTGIFSNLEVGAKGNSGIIKISSDSFILANRAQLRTSIGQGAEGIAGKILVSTGSLTLNDAGTRLATSVRREGKGTGGDIEIEAETMTINPGSTLLTELGPDAVGEAGNIEIKTGSLILNSPSLKEDSSSADRSLIETSVFDRAQGNGGNIEIQTNSLSLRGEAFLASEIREEAQGNAGNIFIDTGSLTLDKDSTIQSITEAMTIGNAGNIEINAHTVEIHEGSTILSTTKGEGNAGKIEVNASDSVVISGISDFLYLDRILRDEMTGEIVRRNPIAEGGSSGLYTSVEEKASGQGGDIVISTPNLKILDGGVVSAEVESTAQGQGGDIFIDAIQLELGDGGQIIADGLGIGDAGKITLNIKDSIRVFGSDPTFSERFKAEKRTRESIGRNSEEITVNGRLTEQEGRENFTQVGIGDDRQISSVFANSENQGSGGIINIQTGTLTLEDGGQIAAATSAGEGGNIILRIDDTLSMRNSSLISAQATGDADGGNIDITTKFVVAFPNEIFSNGNDVIANGLVGQGGNINISAQQIFGLAERKATANNVTNDIDASSEFGFDGNISIDTPEIDPSRGLTKLPIKFISPKPLQSCHRQKRQDSFINIGRGGLPDNPDKINSNNTWEDLRSVDNGFRNSSGRTIKDVAVNAKSKPKQIVEAQGWRVNSQGNVVLTAQPFTSSSQNEAIKYTTCYIFG; encoded by the coding sequence ATGAATAAATTTTTTTCTAGTTATATTTCTATCAGTTCTCTAATTGTTTACTTGCTTTTCGATAGCCACGTCGCGATCGCTCAAATAATTCCCGATCGGACAACCCCAACTACCGTCAATACTGAGGGCAATCGTTTAGTTATTGATCGAGGAGATAGAGCGGGAACTAATCTTTTTCATAGCTTTGAACAATTCTCTATTTCTTCTGGGAAAGAAGCCTGGTTTAATAATGCAGTAGATATAGAAAATATTTTCTCTAGGATTACTGGCGGGAATATTTCATATATAAATGGTTTGATTCGTACTAATGGCGATGCTAATTTATTTCTCATCAATCCAGCAGGGATTATTTTCGGTGAGGGTGCCAGTTTAGATATTGGTGGTTCATTTTATGGTAGTACAGCAGAAAGTATTTTATTTCCTGATAATGTTGAATTTAAGGCTACTGATAACCAAACAAAACCACTGTTAACTATTAATCAACCTATTGGTCTGAACCTGGGTAATAATCCAGGGGATATTATTAATCGTTCTTTAGTGAAAAATAGTGCGGATGAAAAAGTCGGCTTAGAAGTCTCAAACACAAAAAATCTTAATCTAGTCGGAGGGAATATTAATTTAGAAGGAGGAATATTAACAGCATCTGGAGGTAACATCCAACTAGGTGGATTATCAGCAGCAGGAATCGTTGGTATTAGTGCTGATGGTAGTTTAAGTTTTCCTCAAGAGATAACTAAAGAAAATGTGTCCCTTACTCATGGTGCTCTGGTTAACGTAGTTGATACTGGGGGAGGGGCGATTAATATTAATGCTCAAAATTTGGAATTAAGCCAAGGAAGTCGTCTGATAGCGGGGATAGATAAAGAAGTAAATTCTTCTACCGCTCAAGCAGGAGATATCAAGCTCAATGTTGAGGAAGCTGTCATCATCAATGGACCTGAAAGCGGTATTTTCAATAATGTTGGCGAAGAAAATATCTTAGAAGATGAAGGAGAAGAAGATTATACTTCTAGTTTCAATGCAGTCGGCAATGCAGGCAAGATTAGCATTGAGGCTGGCTCATTATCCATCACTTCCGGAGGAAGAATTGGGTCGACTATTTTTGGGCAGGGTAATGCGGGGGATGTGACGGTTAATGCCCGTGAAAACATTGAAATTCAAGGGTTTGACAATGCTCCAGATGTTAATAGTGAATATCCAACTGGTATCTTTAGCAATTTAGAAGTTGGAGCCAAAGGTAACAGTGGCATAATTAAAATCTCTTCTGACTCATTTATCCTGGCTAATAGAGCTCAATTAAGGACTTCAATTGGTCAAGGTGCAGAAGGTATTGCTGGCAAAATTCTCGTGTCAACTGGCTCACTGACTCTCAATGATGCTGGCACTAGATTGGCAACTTCGGTACGTCGAGAAGGAAAAGGTACCGGTGGAGATATCGAGATCGAGGCTGAGACAATGACTATCAATCCGGGTAGCACATTATTAACGGAACTTGGTCCAGATGCGGTAGGTGAGGCCGGCAATATCGAGATTAAGACAGGCTCTCTAATACTGAATTCACCCAGTCTCAAGGAAGATAGTAGTTCAGCCGACAGATCTCTAATCGAAACAAGTGTATTTGATAGGGCACAAGGTAACGGCGGGAATATTGAGATTCAAACCAATTCTTTATCTTTAAGAGGAGAAGCTTTCTTGGCTTCAGAAATAAGAGAAGAAGCACAAGGTAACGCTGGTAATATCTTCATCGATACTGGCTCACTAACTCTCGACAAAGATAGTACTATTCAATCGATAACAGAGGCAATGACTATAGGTAATGCTGGAAATATCGAGATTAATGCCCATACTGTTGAGATACATGAGGGGTCGACAATATTATCGACCACTAAAGGAGAGGGAAATGCCGGCAAGATCGAAGTCAATGCCTCAGATTCAGTAGTTATTTCTGGCATTAGCGATTTTCTATATCTTGACAGAATTTTAAGAGACGAGATGACTGGAGAAATAGTAAGAAGAAACCCGATAGCAGAAGGTGGTTCTAGTGGTTTGTATACATCTGTTGAAGAAAAGGCTTCAGGTCAGGGTGGCGATATTGTAATTTCAACTCCCAATTTAAAAATCTTAGATGGAGGTGTTGTTAGCGCAGAAGTTGAATCCACAGCTCAGGGACAAGGAGGCGATATATTTATTGATGCAATTCAACTGGAACTTGGTGATGGTGGACAAATAATAGCCGATGGTTTGGGAATTGGCGACGCTGGTAAAATTACTCTCAATATTAAAGACAGTATTAGGGTTTTCGGCAGTGACCCGACTTTTTCGGAACGTTTTAAAGCTGAAAAAAGAACACGAGAGTCAATAGGACGAAATTCAGAAGAAATAACAGTTAATGGACGTTTAACTGAGCAAGAGGGAAGAGAAAATTTTACCCAGGTTGGTATTGGAGATGACCGCCAAATATCGAGTGTTTTTGCTAACAGTGAGAATCAAGGCAGTGGAGGGATTATCAATATTCAGACAGGTACTCTTACCTTAGAGGATGGAGGTCAGATCGCTGCAGCTACCAGCGCAGGAGAAGGTGGAAACATCATACTAAGAATTGACGATACTTTGAGTATGCGCAATAGTAGTTTGATATCTGCCCAAGCGACTGGCGATGCTGATGGCGGCAATATTGACATTACTACAAAATTTGTTGTTGCCTTTCCCAATGAAATATTCAGTAATGGTAACGATGTAATAGCTAATGGTCTGGTAGGTCAAGGTGGCAATATTAATATTTCTGCTCAGCAAATTTTTGGTTTAGCAGAACGTAAGGCTACTGCTAATAATGTTACTAATGATATTGATGCTAGTTCAGAATTTGGCTTTGATGGCAATATTTCCATCGACACTCCTGAAATAGATCCTAGTAGAGGATTAACAAAACTTCCCATTAAATTTATTAGCCCTAAGCCTTTACAAAGTTGTCACAGACAAAAACGTCAAGATAGTTTTATTAATATAGGTCGCGGGGGTCTACCTGACAATCCAGATAAAATCAACAGCAATAATACCTGGGAAGATTTACGTTCTGTTGATAATGGTTTTCGTAATTCGTCAGGTAGAACAATTAAGGATGTTGCAGTTAATGCTAAATCAAAACCAAAACAAATTGTAGAAGCTCAAGGATGGAGAGTAAATTCTCAAGGTAATGTAGTTCTTACAGCACAACCATTCACTAGTTCGAGCCAAAATGAAGCTATCAAATATACTACTTGCTATATTTTTGGTTGA
- a CDS encoding DUF928 domain-containing protein: MFISLIIKNFYWLIFFSLIWGNLSLGRRSLAQINIDRQEQKSQLSLETFAQKTQNDRRWGRPPTRTSGGTRGACKRQLIALLPGRDMLENNRCQGESFSFMTATLVANPTIWIHVPPSLTSQLSELVILDPQQRLLALKSVNLPATEGIVGLAVDFPLKVNQGYRWQLSAVVDPQSPAQNPTVEGLIIRIPSNINLTKQVAAAKSQLEIARLYGQKGIWQDSLTSLAKLRCARPQDRMVNNDWSNLLDVGGLKAIASDPIVNCQDINLSNN, from the coding sequence ATGTTTATTTCGCTTATAATCAAAAATTTTTACTGGTTGATATTTTTCAGTTTAATTTGGGGGAACCTTTCTCTTGGTCGTCGTTCTCTGGCTCAAATTAATATTGACCGACAAGAGCAAAAATCTCAATTGTCTCTAGAAACTTTTGCCCAAAAAACACAAAACGATCGCCGATGGGGTAGACCGCCAACTAGAACTTCTGGGGGTACTCGAGGTGCTTGCAAAAGACAACTAATTGCCCTCTTACCGGGTAGAGATATGCTTGAGAATAATAGGTGTCAGGGAGAATCTTTTTCTTTTATGACAGCTACTTTGGTAGCAAATCCTACTATCTGGATCCATGTACCACCGTCTTTAACTTCTCAACTAAGTGAGTTAGTCATACTCGATCCTCAGCAGCGTCTTTTAGCATTAAAGTCAGTAAACTTACCAGCAACAGAAGGCATAGTCGGTTTAGCCGTTGATTTTCCTTTAAAAGTCAATCAAGGATATCGCTGGCAGTTATCAGCTGTGGTAGATCCGCAAAGTCCTGCTCAAAATCCTACAGTTGAAGGTTTAATTATCAGAATTCCCTCTAACATCAATTTAACCAAGCAAGTTGCAGCAGCCAAATCTCAATTAGAAATAGCTCGTTTATATGGTCAGAAAGGGATTTGGCAAGATAGTCTAACTTCTTTAGCTAAACTTCGTTGCGCTCGTCCCCAAGATAGAATGGTAAATAATGATTGGTCGAATTTATTAGATGTAGGTGGCTTAAAAGCGATCGCTTCAGATCCTATAGTTAATTGTCAAGATATTAATCTCAGCAACAACTGA
- a CDS encoding winged helix-turn-helix domain-containing protein, producing MLIDGKKYSYRQLIEETGLSRSTLHRRVKALKESGVPLTMGAIMQFPTTWAFHDRHGDFYSSKTDYAIKNNIPYYEMFQNNE from the coding sequence ATGCTGATTGATGGTAAAAAATATAGTTACCGCCAGCTAATTGAGGAAACTGGTCTTTCTAGAAGTACTTTGCACCGACGTGTTAAAGCTCTTAAGGAATCTGGTGTGCCTCTTACCATGGGTGCGATCATGCAATTTCCAACTACTTGGGCTTTTCACGATCGCCATGGTGATTTTTATTCCTCTAAAACTGATTACGCAATCAAGAATAATATTCCATACTATGAAATGTTTCAAAATAATGAATAA
- a CDS encoding GNAT family N-acetyltransferase, producing the protein MEGWYIDLELRGCGYGKKLIQTAENWATENGFDELASDAGLENLVSIAAHKALGFEEVDRIVCLIKKLI; encoded by the coding sequence ATTGAAGGTTGGTATATAGATCTGGAGCTTCGGGGCTGTGGATATGGAAAAAAGTTAATTCAAACCGCAGAAAATTGGGCGACAGAAAATGGTTTCGATGAATTGGCAAGTGATGCTGGACTAGAAAATTTGGTCAGTATTGCCGCTCACAAAGCATTGGGCTTTGAGGAAGTTGACCGAATTGTATGTTTGATTAAGAAGTTGATTTAA
- a CDS encoding CHAT domain-containing protein, translating into MLRRIGSIWNHLVTRYLIVWFYIGLILAIVQFPVASQISSVQISNLEQLIQQGRDDYARSQFATAAAKWQKALAISTARGNKLQQAQALTYLSLVEQKSEKWLVANIKINHSLQLLKDIELKTVDFQLILAQTLNAQGAIALALGKFESALLAWQKASKIYEQLGDSTGITGSLINQAQALEKLGFYRRTCKTLLKAATNDYSCDFSNMNDWKMVLKSFEQLKEHKLKILGLQSLGNILRQLGDWKHSEQVLKQSLQLEQSSQEKSITLLSLAQLNKAKYKQARSLHNKTYLPKIKQEAKQKAISSASEALRYYRKAKKTVTKSGVKDIMTQVQLNELSLLLSLRQWFISQSLNLHDIDSRINSLVETLINSPVFTRSSSHFAIQAQLNFAQSLMEIEPKQQLAIPYINQAQTQARQLSDSRSESLALGIRGHFYEKQANWSQAEKFSRSALNISQTINATDLNAQWRSQLGRIYQAQGRINRAIIAFQGSVADLNILRQDLVSISSEIQFSWQQDIETSYRNLVELMITQAPDRKLTQANLQQTIEILDDLRIAEVEDFLNCNLPSNTNFNQQEIEPTAALIYPIILENQLEIVVRLPKSSKLQSYSIPISRYELEQTLIQWRTELERRFISPKSLLLSQKVYSWLVKPIEETLVQAKIKTLVFLLDGGFRNLPLAALYDGQQYLIEKQYAVATIPSLKLLSSQSSTKNNLNVLAFGLSEIRPDFIAHQGFSTLDNVKTELTEISSQVTSKKYLDREFTSNNLQQQINALNFPILHLATHGQFSSELAQTFLLAWDKRIDVSNLSNILQLRKQSDLQPIELLVLSACQTAAGDNQATIGLAGIAIESGAKSTLASLWNVQDSSIAKLMSQFYQELAKNTTKAEALRRSQVKLLHTPGYQAPFYWSPYILLGNWL; encoded by the coding sequence ATGCTTAGAAGAATTGGCTCGATTTGGAACCATCTTGTAACTCGATACCTAATAGTTTGGTTTTATATAGGTTTGATTTTAGCAATCGTTCAATTTCCCGTTGCGTCTCAAATATCATCAGTCCAGATATCAAATTTAGAACAACTGATTCAACAGGGTCGAGATGATTATGCTCGCTCTCAATTTGCTACGGCAGCAGCCAAATGGCAAAAAGCTCTAGCAATATCCACAGCAAGGGGGAATAAATTACAACAAGCTCAAGCTTTAACTTATCTATCTTTAGTTGAACAAAAATCTGAAAAATGGTTAGTAGCCAATATTAAGATCAACCATAGTCTGCAATTACTGAAAGATATAGAACTTAAGACTGTTGATTTTCAATTAATTTTAGCTCAGACTTTAAATGCCCAGGGAGCGATCGCCCTAGCTTTGGGAAAGTTTGAATCTGCCCTCCTAGCTTGGCAGAAAGCTAGCAAAATTTATGAACAATTAGGTGATTCAACAGGAATTACCGGAAGTCTAATTAATCAAGCACAGGCTTTAGAAAAATTAGGTTTTTATCGTCGCACCTGCAAAACTTTATTAAAAGCAGCTACCAATGATTACAGTTGTGATTTTTCTAATATGAACGATTGGAAAATGGTGCTGAAAAGTTTTGAGCAACTAAAAGAACATAAACTCAAAATATTAGGTCTACAAAGTCTGGGCAATATTTTACGTCAGCTTGGAGACTGGAAGCATTCGGAACAAGTTTTAAAGCAAAGTTTGCAATTAGAGCAATCTTCACAGGAGAAAAGTATTACTTTACTTAGTTTGGCTCAACTCAACAAAGCTAAATATAAACAAGCCCGCAGTCTACATAACAAAACATATTTACCAAAGATTAAACAGGAAGCAAAACAAAAAGCCATAAGTTCTGCTTCTGAGGCTTTACGTTATTATCGAAAGGCAAAAAAAACTGTCACTAAATCCGGTGTCAAAGACATTATGACCCAGGTACAACTGAATGAGCTTAGTCTGTTGCTCAGTTTACGACAGTGGTTTATTAGTCAAAGTTTAAATTTACATGATATCGACTCTCGAATTAATAGTTTAGTTGAAACACTAATAAATAGTCCAGTTTTCACTAGATCTTCCAGTCATTTTGCAATTCAGGCACAGCTAAATTTTGCCCAAAGTCTGATGGAAATTGAGCCAAAACAACAGTTAGCAATCCCGTATATTAATCAAGCTCAAACTCAAGCCAGGCAATTGTCAGACTCTAGATCGGAATCTTTGGCTTTGGGTATTAGGGGTCATTTCTACGAAAAGCAAGCAAACTGGTCACAAGCTGAAAAGTTTAGTCGATCAGCTTTAAATATATCTCAGACTATTAATGCTACAGATCTTAATGCTCAATGGCGATCACAATTAGGTCGTATATATCAAGCTCAAGGAAGAATCAACCGAGCTATTATTGCTTTTCAGGGTTCTGTTGCAGACCTAAATATTCTACGACAAGATCTGGTGTCAATAAGTTCAGAAATTCAATTTAGCTGGCAACAGGATATAGAAACTAGCTACCGAAATTTAGTGGAGCTAATGATAACTCAAGCACCAGATCGTAAGTTAACTCAAGCTAATTTGCAGCAAACAATAGAAATTCTAGATGATTTAAGAATTGCTGAAGTCGAAGATTTTTTGAATTGTAATCTTCCTTCTAACACAAACTTTAATCAACAAGAAATCGAGCCGACAGCAGCTTTGATCTATCCTATTATTTTGGAAAATCAATTAGAGATAGTTGTCAGATTACCAAAATCGTCAAAACTACAAAGTTATAGTATTCCTATATCAAGATATGAATTAGAACAAACTTTAATTCAGTGGCGTACTGAATTAGAAAGACGCTTTATTTCCCCGAAAAGTTTACTATTGTCTCAAAAAGTTTACAGTTGGTTAGTAAAACCAATTGAAGAAACGTTAGTACAAGCCAAGATAAAAACTCTTGTTTTTCTATTAGATGGTGGTTTTCGTAATTTACCATTAGCAGCGTTATATGATGGTCAACAATACTTAATTGAAAAACAATATGCTGTTGCTACTATTCCCAGTTTAAAATTACTCTCATCACAATCTTCAACCAAAAATAATCTTAATGTCTTGGCATTTGGTCTCTCTGAGATTAGACCAGACTTTATAGCTCATCAAGGCTTTAGCACATTGGATAATGTAAAAACTGAATTAACAGAAATTAGCTCTCAAGTTACTTCCAAGAAGTATTTAGATCGAGAATTTACAAGCAACAACTTACAACAGCAAATTAATGCCCTAAATTTTCCCATACTTCATCTAGCTACTCATGGTCAATTTAGTTCCGAATTAGCACAAACATTTCTACTGGCTTGGGACAAAAGGATTGATGTGAGTAATTTGAGCAATATATTACAACTAAGAAAACAAAGTGATTTGCAACCAATTGAATTATTAGTATTAAGTGCTTGTCAGACCGCTGCGGGGGATAATCAAGCTACGATCGGACTAGCGGGAATCGCAATTGAATCGGGGGCAAAAAGCACTCTGGCATCTTTATGGAATGTTCAAGATAGTTCAATTGCTAAATTAATGAGTCAGTTTTATCAAGAACTAGCAAAAAACACAACTAAAGCAGAAGCCCTCAGACGCTCTCAAGTCAAACTTTTACATACTCCGGGTTATCAAGCACCTTTTTATTGGTCGCCTTATATTTTGTTGGGTAATTGGTTATAA